A region of Salmo salar chromosome ssa17, Ssal_v3.1, whole genome shotgun sequence DNA encodes the following proteins:
- the LOC106576228 gene encoding ankyrin repeat and SOCS box protein 13 isoform X2, with product MEVETARPYFFGDIGCWSERTEVHKAASEGHAAQLQKLIQSGASVNIVAVDSITPLHEACERGQTQCVRLLLDAGAQVDARNTDGSTPLCEACSVGSFDCVRMLLEYGAKVNPTLSSRTTSPLHEACLGGNADVVKIMIAKGASLEAYDLYYGTPLHVACANDHTDCVKALLNAGAKVNYARLHKTALHHAAKVKSVDMIDMLVEFGANIYAKDKNDKKPIDYIEPGSPAALCLEFYESNLGP from the exons ATGGAAGTTGAAACTGCCAGACCATACTTCTTTGGAGACATAG GCTGCTGGTCGGAGAGGACCGAGGTGCACAAGGCGGCCTCTGAGGGACATGCTGCCCAGCTGCAGAAACTCATCCAGAGCGGAGCCTCCGTCAACATAGTGGCTGTGGACTCCATCACCCCCCTCCATGAGGCATGTGAAAGGGGGCAGACCCAGTGTGTCAGACTGCTACTGGATGCGGGAGCACAG GTGGATGCCCGTAACACGGACGGTAGCACCCCTCTGTGTGAGGCCTGCTCGGTCGGGAGCTTTGACTGTGTGAGGATGCTGCTGGAGTATGGGGCCAAGGTGAACCCCACCCTCTCTTCCCGGACCACCTCACCCCTACACGAAGCCTGCCTGGGGG GAAATGCTGACGTTGTGAAGATCATGATCGCTAAAGGTGCCAGCCTGGAGGCATATGACCTGTACTATGGGACCCCACTTCATGTGGCGTGTGCCAACGACCACACAGACTGTGTCAAGGCACTACTCAACGCAG GTGCCAAAGTGAATTATGCTCGGCTGCACAAGACGGCCCTGCACCATGCTGCTAAAGTGAAGAGTGTAGACATGATCGACATGCTGGTGGAGTTTGGGGCGAACATCTACGCCAAAGACAAAAACGATAAGAAGCCCATTGACTACATCGAACCCGGTTCTCCCGCTGCACTCTGCTTAGAGTTTTATGAAA GCAACCTTGGACCATGA
- the gdib gene encoding Rab GDP dissociation inhibitor beta yields MNEEYDVIVLGTGLTECILSGIMSVKGKKVLHMDRNSYYGAESASITPLEDLYKRFSLPGAPPESMGKGRDWNVDLIPKFLMANGQLVRMLLITQVTRYLDFKVIEGSFVYKKGSIYKVPSTETEALASSLMGLFEKRRFRKFLVFVANFDENDPKTMEGVDPNKTTMRDVFKKFDLGQDVIDFTGHSLALYRTDEYLDLPCMDSLNRIKLYSESLARYGKSPYLYPLYGLGELPQGFARLSAIYGGTYMLNKPIEEIVMEDGKVVGVKSEGEIARCKQLICDPSYLMDRTTKVGQVIRVICIMSHPIKNTSDANSCQIIIPQNQVNRKHDIYVCMISYTHNVAAQGKYVAIVSTTVETDNPEMEVKPAMDLLEPVEQKFVSISDQYAPTDMGAESQIFMSRTYDATTHFETTCDDIKDIYKRMTGTEFDFAEMERKKNDIFGDAADQ; encoded by the exons ATGAATGAAGAATACGACGTTATCGTGCTGGGTACCGGACTGACG GAATGCATCCTGTCAGGGATCATGTCAGTGAAGGGGAAGAAGGTCTTGCACATGGACCGGAACTCCTACTACGGGGCAGAGAGTGCCTCCATCACTCCCCTGGAGGAT CTGTATAAACGCTTCAGTCTCCCAGGCGCCCCACCGGAGTCCATGGGAAAAGGCCGGGACTGGAATGTGGACCTCATCCCGAAGTTCCTCATGGCCAACG GTCAGTTGGTCCGCATGCTGCTGATCACACAGGTGACGCGCTACCTGGACTTCAAGGTGATCGAAGGCAGCTTCGTCTACAAGAAGGGCAGCATCTACAAAGTGCCCTCCACCGAGACCGAGGCCCTGGCATCCA GTCTGATGGGGCTGTTTGAGAAACGGCGCTTCAGGAAGTTCCTGGTTTTTGTGGCTAACTTCGATGAAAACGACCCCAAGACCATGGAAGGCGTGGACCCCAACAAGACGACGATGAGGGATGTGTTCAAGAAGTTTGACCTGGGCCAGGATGTCATCGACTTCACAGGACACTCCCTCGCCCTCTACCGGACAGACGA gtaCCTGGACCTGCCTTGCATGGACTCGCTAAACAGGATCAAGCTCTACAGTGAGTCTCTGGCCAGATATGGCAAGAGTCCgtacctctaccccctctacggCCTGGGGGAGCTGCCCCAAGGGTTCGCCAG ACTAAGTGCTATCTACGGAGGAACCTACATGCTGAACAAGCCCATTGAGGAGATCGTCATGGAGGATGGAAAAGTAGTGGGAGTCAAGTCTGAGGGAGAG ATCGCCCGCTGTAAGCAGCTGATCTGCGATCCCAGCTATCTAATGGACCGCACAACCAAGGTCGGTCAGGTGATCCGAGTCATCTGCATCATGAGCCACCCCATCAAGAACACCAGCGACGCCAACTCCTGCCAGATCATCATCCCCCAGAACCAGGTCAACAGGAAGCACG ATATCTACGTGTGCATGATCTCCTATACTCATAATGTGGCAGCACAGGGGAAGTATGTGGCCATCGTCAGCACCACAGTGGAGACGGACAACCCTGAGATGGAGGTCAAACCAGCCATGGACCTGCTGGAGCCTGTCGAGCAGAA GTTTGTGAGCATCAGTGACCAGTACGCACCAACTGACATGGGTGCTGAAAGCCAG ATCTTCATGTCCCGTACCTACGACGCTACCACCCACTTCGAGACCACCTGCGACGACATCAAGGACATCTACAAGCGGATGACGGGAACCGAATTTGACTTTGCCGAGATGGAGCGCAAGAAGAACGACATCTTCGGCGACGCAGCTGACCAGTAG
- the LOC106576228 gene encoding ankyrin repeat and SOCS box protein 13 isoform X1 translates to MEVETARPYFFGDIGCWSERTEVHKAASEGHAAQLQKLIQSGASVNIVAVDSITPLHEACERGQTQCVRLLLDAGAQVDARNTDGSTPLCEACSVGSFDCVRMLLEYGAKVNPTLSSRTTSPLHEACLGGNADVVKIMIAKGASLEAYDLYYGTPLHVACANDHTDCVKALLNAGAKVNYARLHKTALHHAAKVKSVDMIDMLVEFGANIYAKDKNDKKPIDYIEPGSPAALCLEFYESTPLSLQQLSRVTLRTMLGIRALEVVVQLDIPKQIISFLCYH, encoded by the exons ATGGAAGTTGAAACTGCCAGACCATACTTCTTTGGAGACATAG GCTGCTGGTCGGAGAGGACCGAGGTGCACAAGGCGGCCTCTGAGGGACATGCTGCCCAGCTGCAGAAACTCATCCAGAGCGGAGCCTCCGTCAACATAGTGGCTGTGGACTCCATCACCCCCCTCCATGAGGCATGTGAAAGGGGGCAGACCCAGTGTGTCAGACTGCTACTGGATGCGGGAGCACAG GTGGATGCCCGTAACACGGACGGTAGCACCCCTCTGTGTGAGGCCTGCTCGGTCGGGAGCTTTGACTGTGTGAGGATGCTGCTGGAGTATGGGGCCAAGGTGAACCCCACCCTCTCTTCCCGGACCACCTCACCCCTACACGAAGCCTGCCTGGGGG GAAATGCTGACGTTGTGAAGATCATGATCGCTAAAGGTGCCAGCCTGGAGGCATATGACCTGTACTATGGGACCCCACTTCATGTGGCGTGTGCCAACGACCACACAGACTGTGTCAAGGCACTACTCAACGCAG GTGCCAAAGTGAATTATGCTCGGCTGCACAAGACGGCCCTGCACCATGCTGCTAAAGTGAAGAGTGTAGACATGATCGACATGCTGGTGGAGTTTGGGGCGAACATCTACGCCAAAGACAAAAACGATAAGAAGCCCATTGACTACATCGAACCCGGTTCTCCCGCTGCACTCTGCTTAGAGTTTTATGAAA GTACTCCATTGAGTCTGCAGCAGCTGAGCAGAGTGACCCTGAGGACGATGCTGGGTATCAGAGCTCTGGAGGTCGTAGTTCAACTGGACATACCAAAGCAAATCATTAGCTTCCTCTGTTACCACTGA